In the genome of Raphanus sativus cultivar WK10039 chromosome 9, ASM80110v3, whole genome shotgun sequence, the window gatctggTTCCTTGTTACAAAAACACAAATTGTTGTAAAAGAAGTATTTTGACTTTTGAATAGAtttgaaacatttaaaaaaagataacagCATTTACCATCTTATCACTAAGTTTAAATTGATCAGTCGAAATAATCAATCCAATAATTTTAcgaaataaaagatatattgaTTTTAAGAGAATTTAAGCTATATAATTGTCACCGTAAATAAAAGGTACTACAGCAATACAGTATCAGGTTGTGCAATCAAATTTGACATATCCAAAACATTTGATATAATCCTATAACTGTCTATTATGGCAGTGCACCATGATACAGACCTATCTTCTCATTTTGTATAATGGATCTTTATTTGCATTTCGACATCATCTTAGCGCGCATCTGTCAATGAAAATTTGGAAGGCTTTTCCAAAGCGTCAAAATTATTCAATAAGGGTGTTCTATGTCTTATATTTCTACGCCATATATTGCTAAATAATGTCCTCTCGAAAATTCTTACTATGTATGCTTCTCACCATAAGTTTGGCTACATATTTTAAGTAAAGAAGTGGGGTTAGTGCATCTCATGATATATATTCGAAATTTCACGAACGGTAAATAGTCTTTTTTCAAGGAGTGCTTGAGTTttttttggagtaaaatttcTGTGTATTTCAAGACTGTGTGTAGCCAATATTAACCAATACTGCATACAGAACATATTCATCTAGACACCTTGACCAAACTGCATTTTTAATTCGCATGAAAATAAGAGATAATACATCTTCTAATATCTGGTCTAGTAAATAGTTTTGAGCATGACGCATGATGGATATCACAGGAGAATCGTGGACTAGTATTTTGGGTATACAACGAATTATCAGCCTGCCATGGTCTCTGATGGACCTCGGATCCACTCAGAAATTAGGATTAAGGTTTAGGATAACATATAGAACAAGCAATGAACAAATGACTTTTTTAAACACAATTACTATAGTTAATTTATTTtgcatatcttttttttatatacctTCACAGTTAAGGTCATGTATTGGTGCTTAGACTCTTTTACTCGAGCTTAACACCAGATTAGTCAGACACTCTTGAACCCATAAATCATAAGTTGAATAGTTTTTCTATtctttattttatcatttaatagTTTTTCGTTGATCAatttatttctgattttttagaAAAGGTTGAGCTATATACAAACATATCAAATCATCGGAATCGTTCTCTGAAGATCCACGCCTGAtcagatttacttgcaccatgttgaagatctcttgtaatccTTCCTTCCATAATCGCATAGTTGCCTGTAAACATTccttccataatctgcatagttgCCTAATAAATCGTGCTCTCTTcgggacttgaaacctggatttgagaaaatctgcaataaattgcatagtctgaGAATCGAACCCCAGACTTAGGTGTAGAAACCTTTAGACCTTAACCATTAGGCTAAGGTTCTTCCACACATATCAAATCACTTAAGTTGAACATTCTTCATTTCAATTTGTTTTAAAGTTAAACCGAACATGAAGATATGTACACGCGTACCTACAAATATCAGACTTTAgctataacattttttttttgaaaaatatagcTATAACATTTCGTATACCTTTTACCAATATAAAGTATGCCTGGATAAACGATTTATGATGTTAACATTTTGGCCATCGTAATTACGTCTACGAAACATCTAGTTCATTATGGAAACGAATGTAACAGATTAGTTATCACTTGTGATTCTAATTTGGCGTCTATAACATCAAGATCACTTAATAAGACTTACCGTCGTTCTTACATATTTGCTGATTGCAAAATAAATGAGTTTGATGAAGAAAACTCTTTGATGAATGCTCAAGCAACACGTAAACATCAATGAGGTTCGCTTGACTACATTGCGGGAAAAAAATAGTTGTAAAGCTTagaattcaaaaataaattgttaaacaagaagaaaaaattgaaccatatatttttttttcaaaaaataaaataaaattgaaccATATATAAGCAAACACcgtaattatttttattgtcgataactaaatattattaaaaaccgCAGAAGCTATAACATATTTTGAATTAGATCTTCTTATgtgaatttatataaaatatcctTTAGCAATATAATATGTGCGTACAAGTACCATACAACaccacacatatatatactaggtgttcTCCTATACCATACGCagtagtaatttttttttgaaatttaaaacatatttaaaaataaaattatattaatattttcgattttattttatttactaatattttaatataaattttactttaattGAATATAAACtaagataaaatgaaaaaaataataattatacttagaatagatattatatatttaactacaatattaaatatttttatctatttattctggataaaatatataaaattagtttgtataaaattaataaaaattgatataaaagctgtataattatcaaaaaatacaaatgaacaTTATTTTTTgagtcttttaatatataaaataatttaataatattacggTTAAATATTGGATTTAATTGAACATACAATTAAGATAAATaatgaattttgtttatttttttattaacttaagaatagatatgtatatatttaaagttataatcttagatatatttttatctatttcttttggataaaatatattaaattaatttgtataaaatttattaaaattgatataaaatctttataattatcaaaaagtaaaaaatgaatagtatttttagaatctttatttatataaaagaagttaataatattacgattaaacatttatatatttttaaaaaaatgtaaaacaatttgaaaatattttttagtaataaaattatataattataaataatatttcgaaattttaaaaatatagttaaattatttgttgtcatatttgaatagatttattttagtgatgatgtATAATTTACtttcatattataaaaatttaccgaaaatgtaaataatcatTACATGTAATCATCTTTGTTAGATTTAATCTTAAGTCATGTCACATTTATTTGGTAAGATTATTTAGGAGAggacatgtgtcaaaatcatTTGGCAAATAATTTATCTGGGATAGAAccaaaataatgataattttagtCAGTAATGATTTTATTACCATTTCTAGTTCATTTACCTGTAAATATGAGAGTTAagacaaataataaataactatacGTGGGGTCGAGTACTGTTGTCTTTGTTCCCTTTGAGTTCTAAATAGTATATGATGCTGATCATCGAATCTTTTTTATTCAAAACTGCACGTTCACGTAAGGCTATTCTTGTTcaaagatatttttattattttgttgattttaaaGAGACACCGATAATAatatggaatatatatatatatatatatatatatatatatatacaccaatAAGACCTTCTTACGATTTGTAATGAAGTTTATAGTATTTGAAGTGAAAAATTTGTAGtgttctttgaaaaaaaaaagacaaaaacaattGTAGTGTTCCTTGTCCAAGCTTCGGCATGTGGGTACGAGTTACTCGGCTAGAATTACTCAGTTTTTGGTTGGTATAAAATTATGCTGaaattaaactgaaaattaGGTTCGGTCTGATAttcttatattttggttaataaaatttttactaaaattaatcAGAATTTTTGGTTTCGATCAAATTCTGATTAAAACTCATTTttggttaatattaattatttcaattcaaaatttagctaattagtttaattaaatttgaaatttttgttgGAATTGGTGTAtgacataattatatatttttagtagaaaaaaaaactaatcaattTCTGAAccaaaatgataaatttttaaaaatgtatttaatcgAACTGAACTTACCAAAAGCCaaaaaattttggtttggaaaatctcaaaccctacCTGAGCTCATACAAAACccatcatttatatatttaattatatattaaaaaattaatagaacAAAATTGACTAAATCCATTGAAATGCGCATATAGATATTGATGtgtttattttaaacattttatgtGGATGCAgtttattaatttcaaaaatctgagtatgtaaatttaaaaattttaaaaagttttaaatagctatattttatgaaatgttatattaagaaaaatataatatacacTATTAAGAGAATTGGACACCCGGGAAAATATGTATTTGAAAattcaatatattaaaaaataaatgttacatCATAGCACCTAACATGTTTTCActaatatacttataaaaaatgtaaaaacctTTTCTTTTGGTGTCAATTATTTGAATGCGTTAAATCCAAATCAaccaaaaaaatttctaaacatcTACCTTGACATGGAGTTTTACTCAACTTGGAACCAATTCATGAAATTAACATGATCAACCTTGAATCTCATATGTATTTAAGATTTCTCATGAAGATTAGAGAATAGACTTTTTTTGAATCTATGGGTTAGGTAGATTTAAGGTGGTTAATGAAGAGTTAAGGTATTTATTGTTAgatatactattttttatgCTTACTAAGTgtttttaatgttatattagattTGATCATTCTCATCTAGACCTTAAGCTATTTTAACCCAGGAAGGTATTTGTTAAAATACTTGAATGAAGTATTGCTCTAGCATGAATAACCAAAGGGATTTGATGTTAAAAATTTCTAGATGGTTAGTAGACTTGAGCATAATGCATGCTTGAATGAATTAGGCCAACGAGAGTTGATGTTTAGCTCATGATTGCATAGTGATTATTGTCACATGAGTggatttatatatttgaatgcGTTTTAGACTTATAGAGACTTGTGATTGGTTAAAGTTGACACCTTGACTTGAAAATTTGCTTTAGATCAATTACATTTGATTGAAAGTTTAGTTCTTACACTTATTTCTTTattggatttgagatcaccttgtcTATATTTCTAAGATCTACATTCatctattttcttatttgcttagataaagagagtttgtgtatttttggtGTTATAGATCTCTAGTTTTCGGTAGATTCGATCCTGAAATACTATACGAACTACActaatcaaaaataattttatatcaaagtATGTAACTATTGTGTGTTTATAATTGAAATTAATGTAATCCTTTGAAAAGTAGAAAAGATAATGAGAAAGGAAAAGTAGTCATTTATAAAATCCTTAATTGCTCTTCTCATCAAACCCAAGGTTCTCTCCCTGTAATTATGGAGTTCATTAGCAatcacatttaaaataatatttaaaagttaCACGATAAGATTCGAATTGAAATCGTATAATTGAAAATGAAAAGGTACAATCcctcaaaataatttattacttCGAACAAAATATCGACTTCATATTCTAAATAATCTtccatttcaaaattttcataaGCAAATATCAtcaagaatatttaaaatagtaaagTACAAACGTAAACATTCGCGGGAGATTGATCTATatatcatatcttcttctttttttgtcagctaTATATCATATCTTCAGATTATGGTTTTGTTGTAATCACAAAGACATGGTCGACtctaaatttttagaaattataagTAATTTAgtatatcaaatttaaaaattctgGAAATCCAAAAGTAATAGTTCATTTGGTTATTCTAGGACAAAAATCTAAGACACTTACCgaaaattatttagaaacatacatttttttaaagcaaaaaaattgAGATGGTCACTGAATTTTTTGTTCCAGTTTTGAAGCTTTGATTTGGCTATACAGTAGATTAATCTCTTCTTATTCAACTCAGTATTTACTTTCTTTGAAAGGATAGAGCTTAACATGGAAACTATGGTTGTACCAAACACAAGTTGGACTAATCaatacatattcaaaatatatacaaccaACTAAAGATCCTCAAGGTCAGGCTTCTCTCACGTAATTATGAGGTTCACAAGGATGCAACGCCAGCAAATAACTACGATACTTACAACCCTTCTTGCatgaagataataataataatagatatCTTTATTACCAGTTTACCACAATATGCTATTTTCTTGTGAAAAACAAGAGGCAATCTGAGACAACTAATGTGTATGATGACACAAATACAtgaatgtaaattattttaattaataaagtTTATATTCATGTATCGTTTTCGTAGAACTTTTAGATTattcaaactttaaaatatgGGAATCCATATTCCACACTCTACtgttttaaagagaaaatatctaattttatagttttagctTTTTATGAACAGGACAAAAGCAGCTTACGTTAAAGATATGAACCGGACAATAAAGCTTTCCCACCAAAAAACCTTAGCTCCAATCAAATGAGTTATTGGATATGATTGAGTTATTAATATACTCAACTAATTTTCTTTAGCTCAAGTTATTTATATTgcattataatattatatatatatacacacacatgtACATCAGTTTCACCTCGGGCCATTCCTCTTTCAGAACCAAAAAGATGAAAACCTTATCTCATATCCAAATCATATTTCTCCCcattgctcttcttctcttcatcgCTTCCTCATCAACTCCATCAAcatatccaaaccaaaccaacttAGATTACATCAAAACATCATGCAACCTCACACACTACAAAACCCTTTGCTACACCTCTCTATCTCCTTACGCCTTAACAATCGATTCAAACCCTCAAAGACTCGCCGTCACCGCCCTCAATCTTACCCTCTCCTCAGCTAAATCTGCAGCTAAGTTCATCAAGAACATTCCTCAGGGCAGAAGCGGTCTAACACGTTTCGAAGCGGGAGCGGTTGCTGATTGCGTGGAGGAGATTGGAGACTCGGTGAGTGAGCTCCAAGATTCAGTAAGAGAGTTGGATTCTATCAACTACGAGGATAGTTCGAAATTTGAGATGGTTATGTCGGATGTTAAGACATGGGTTAGTGCTGCTCTCACTGATGATGACACATGTATGGATGGTTTCGGCCAAGATGGTCGAGCCAAAGCGGTCGTGAAAGATTTGGTTCGGCGACATGTTGTAAAGGTTGGTCGGATGACTAGCAACGCGCTTGCTATCATTAATATGTACGCGTCCACACATGAGAAATGATCATAAATGTTCATATTGTCAtacacaaaattattttgtaacttttattgGCAAAATTGCTCATGTTCCATGTTTATAACTTCATATGTATACTATGTACCCTGTTATAGGTATTGTGGATTTCATGTATacattttaatagttttataatgTCACCGCAAGAACATTATGGAAATTTTTATTGTCCCGCTACGTATGTATTACGTAGCGATTTAAGCACGAGATGTAAGTTTAATGTGTCTTAGTAATTGTGGAAAATTACAATAAAATGaatttagattgaaaaaatTAGCATAATCTAATTGCAGTAACAAATTAAAGTTGTAAAGTCCGGACGAGTACAATGGGAAAACGACCAATTTTCCCAGGAACTTGTTCATTTCTTGGTTATCCTACACAAATGTTTAGATCAAGCTAAAACACcataaactaatataaatttaaaactcacGCATAAATTCTTAAACAGATCAATGTggcaaaataaatcaaaattaatttcgATTTTGTAGTAACTGATCacattttaatagtttatatgtgagatttaaaattttgtattagtTCATGTTTTTACGTTGATCCAAACGTTTGCATACAAAAACCAAAGAAGGAACAAATTTATGAAGaaactagtggtattccggcgctacgcgccgggtgtgtatattttatttttaataaattttaaatcaattatatggttttattaaataaaatatttccaaatatatgaatattcaaTTATGCCGAAAGAGAATGATAATTTATCTATTCTATTTGATAGTAGTTCTAATCGAAGTGTatcaatttgttttgttttgatgttgcttataaaaaaaaggaaatattataaattgttttcactgacaattcaataaaatagaataaatagtTGATAGTCGTGAGAAAGTTAATATAGTTGAACATTAACATAAATGTATTGATTGTGGAAGCCTCTTAGTCCAGTGGTTTGAGTAAGGGATCAATTGCTTCTACACCTAGAGGTCTGgagttcaaaccccagaaaataccaaattatgcagattatgtaGAAACAAGTTACAGGAGAAACAAGTTACACGAggtcttcagcttggtgcatggtgtaccatcgaacatggatctcataggacggttCAGAGTGGTGCAttcaggcgtgtattctcacaggatggtagaattgtcggctgtagaATCGTCTTTATAATATTCTCATCgttgtaatatcataattaatcgataataatcgattcaaacgttaaaaaaaaaacataaatgtatCAACCGACTTCGATATAACCACAACTTAGTTTCAGACAAAGTTGACATTTATTACAcaaacttgttctcttttattccTGATAGaagaagcaaatcacaaatggATGTGCTTATAAAGCAGAAATTGTTCAAGCTTTTGCAGTGAAAGCTCCAGCTTCAGTCAACATAAACCAACTTACTGTCTTTGTGCAGTTTGGTTACCGCTACAAAACAATGAAAATCACAAAGATTTTGGTTTAGAGGAAACGCAAaagaaaaatcttttaaaaatttgaaacagaGTTTGGATCCCTCTGGTGAGTCTGAATCAGTGTGTTATACTCGTCGAGTGTTATGGTCCCAGAAACA includes:
- the LOC108825899 gene encoding pectinesterase inhibitor 10, which translates into the protein MKTLSHIQIIFLPIALLLFIASSSTPSTYPNQTNLDYIKTSCNLTHYKTLCYTSLSPYALTIDSNPQRLAVTALNLTLSSAKSAAKFIKNIPQGRSGLTRFEAGAVADCVEEIGDSVSELQDSVRELDSINYEDSSKFEMVMSDVKTWVSAALTDDDTCMDGFGQDGRAKAVVKDLVRRHVVKVGRMTSNALAIINMYASTHEK